Sequence from the Nitrosopumilus maritimus SCM1 genome:
GATAAAGATTTGCTAAATGGTGTCGGTGAATCAGTAAGGGCATGGATGAGTCACGGGGATGAAGCTGAAGAAATTCCTCCAGGATTCCAAGTCATAGGACATACAGAAAGTGCAAAAGCAGCTGCAATAGCATCAGATGAAAAATCAGTTTATGGAATTCAATTCCATCCAGAAGTTGTTCACACAGAACAAGGTACAGAAATTCTCAAAAATTTTGTGTTAAAAGTTTGTGGGGCAAAACAAGACTGGACAATGGAGGGTTTTATCGATTCGGCAGTAGAAAAAATCTCAAAAATTGAGGGTAACGTGCTTTGTGGAGTCAGCGGAGGCATAGATTCCACTGTAGCGGCATTGTTAATTCACAAAGCCATAGGAGACAGACTCAAGTGTGTTTTTGTCAATAATGGATTGCTTAGACTAAACGAAGAAACAGAGATTGAAACTATGTTCAAAGATAATTTCAATGTAAATTTTACATCAATTAACGCAGTAGATAGTTTTCTTGACAAGCTCAAAGGAGTTGAAGACCCAGAAAAGAAGAGAAAGATTGTTGGTGAAGAATTTGTTAATGTATTTACAGAATTTGCTGAAAAGAACGGTCCATTCAAATGGTTAGCTCAAGGAACTCTATATCCAGATGTGATTGAAAGCGGAGTTTCAAAAGGACCAGCTGATGTAATAAAATCACATCACAATGTAGGAGGACTACCTGACTGGCTCAATTTAGAAATTTTAGAGCCATTAAGAGAACTATACAAAGATGAAGTAAGAATGATTGCAAAAATTCTTGAAGTTCCAGAAAAACTTTTCATGAGACATCCTTTCCCAGGACCAGGATTGGCTGTAAGAATCATCGGAGAAGTTACACCAACAAAACTCCAAATCTCAAAAGTTGCAAGTAAAATTGTAGAAGACGAACTAGTTGAAGCCGGTCTGTATGGAAAAGTTTGGCAAGCTTATGCAGCAGTAGGAGATGATAGGGCAGTAGGTGTTGTTGGAGATGAGAGAAAATACGGAAATATTGTAATGATCAGAGTTGTTGATTCAATTGATGCAATGACTGCAGATTGGACAAGATTACCACACGGATTGTTAGAAAAGATGAGCAACAGAATAACAAATGAGATTGAAGATGTAACTTGGGTGACATATACTATATCAAGCAAGCCTCCTGCCACAATTGAGCCTCAATAGGTGAACAATATGGAATATGAGAAAATTTGTGATGAGATTTTAGGATGTGATAAAAAAATCAGATATGTTGGAGTGTATGATTATGGAGAATTACATGATAAAATGCGTCCAGGAGTAGAAAGTTTTCTATCAAGAGAAGAAACAGAGTTGTCATTATCTCAAGCAGTTTATCGTTGGTCAACACGTAAAAAAACATCAGATAAAATTGGAAAACCAGAATTTGCACTAGCAAAATATGAGAAAATCTACAGAGTAACAGTACCAGTTGGAGGTGCAGGGTTGATTTTGTTCAGTACAGAAGTAGATGCCAATGTAAATGAGATAATTGACAAAGTTATTGAAATCAAAAATAAATACTCCGAATAATTTGTGATGAATATGGACTTTCATGTTTTTGATACATATGTCAAGGCAAAGGATGGACATACAATGCACTTTGATGTGGTTACAGACAATAGTAATGTAGAAAAGGCAATTTCTTACGCAAAAGAATGGCTCAATACAATTGGAGAAGAAAATTCCAAAGTGACAACTGAAGAATGTAAATTTTGTCACACACAATCTGTTCCAGAAGATATTGAAATTGAGATAATGACTAACGGTTATTTCATTTCAAAGATGGAAGGTTGTCCTGAATAACTAATTTAGCAAAGCAGCACCATAGACACCTGCTGAATCTCCCAATTCATTTTTCAAAATAGGGGTATCAACTAAATCTGAAAATACTTTTTCATAAACAGATTTTTTTCCTTCAGTATACAGGAAATCAATATTTGACAAACCACCTCCAAGTACAATTGCATCAGGATCCAAAATGTCAATCACATTTGCAAGACTATATCCAAAATTTTCTAAAAATTCACTTTTCCAGGTTTTTCCAATATCATTATCAAGATTTGAAAGGATTTCAGGTACGGATTTTGATTCTCCTGAGAGTAATTCCCATTTTTGTTCCAATGCAGGACCACTGATGTAGGTCTCTACACATCCAGTTTTTCCACAATAACATGGATTTCCATTACGATGCAATGTATGATGTCCCCATTCTCCAGCAATGTTGGTTCTTCCTGAATGTAGTTTTCCATTAACAGTAATACCACCACCAACACCAGTCCCCATTATCACGCCAAAAACAAGATCAAAATTTTTTGCAGCACCCATTTTTGATTCTGCCATAACAAAACAATTTGCATCATTTTCCATTACAATAGTTTTTTTCAATTTTTTTTCTAGATCTTCTTTTAGAGATTTTCCAATCAAACACTGAGTGTTGCTGTTTTTTATCAATCCAGTTTTTTTTGAGATTGCACCGGGAGTACATATTCCTAAAGAATAATCTAGAGTATTACTTGATAATTCTAAAACCAAATTTGAGATAGTATCAAGTATTTCAGAATAATTATTTTTAGGGGTTGGAACTCTTTTTCTTTCTAAAACATTTAGAGAATCATCTAATAGAATTGCTTCAGTTTTTGTTCCACCTAAATCAACACCTAGCTTGTACAACAATAACTTATGAAAATTAGAACGCTTAAGTTTTAATCAATTATCCCATTGGAGGCATGCCACCGCCACCTGGACCACCAGATACTGCAATGACATCATCAATTCTAAGAATCATACATGCAGCTTCTGTTGCAGATTTGATAATCTGTTCTTTGACAGCAATTGGTTCTACAACATCAATAGAAAGCATATCTGCAATCTTTGTGTTTTTAGCATCAATACCAGTCCATTTACGACCTTGGTTTTGTTTTGCTCTCAAGTTTGCCATTGTGTCAATTGGATCCATTCCTGCATTTTCAGCAATTGTTAATGGAATTACCTCTAAGGCTTCAGCATATTTCTTAATTGCAAGTTGTTCTCGTCCATCAAAATTGTCAGCCCAGTCTTTGAGTTGTGATGCTGCAAATGATTCTGGAGCACCTCCACCTGCGACAATTTCAGGCTTTTCAATTACGTCTTTTACTACCATGAGAGAATCATGAATAGAGCGGTCAACCTCATCAATTACTCTTTGAGAGCCACCACGAATCAACATTGTAACTG
This genomic interval carries:
- the guaA gene encoding glutamine-hydrolyzing GMP synthase — protein: MDKIVVLDFGSQYSHLICRRIREFSVYAELVPFDISYEELQKHNPKGIIFSGGPSSVYSSDAPVPESKIFDMNLPLLGICYGHQLIVNKYGGKVKRANKEYGSSLLTIDNDKDLLNGVGESVRAWMSHGDEAEEIPPGFQVIGHTESAKAAAIASDEKSVYGIQFHPEVVHTEQGTEILKNFVLKVCGAKQDWTMEGFIDSAVEKISKIEGNVLCGVSGGIDSTVAALLIHKAIGDRLKCVFVNNGLLRLNEETEIETMFKDNFNVNFTSINAVDSFLDKLKGVEDPEKKRKIVGEEFVNVFTEFAEKNGPFKWLAQGTLYPDVIESGVSKGPADVIKSHHNVGGLPDWLNLEILEPLRELYKDEVRMIAKILEVPEKLFMRHPFPGPGLAVRIIGEVTPTKLQISKVASKIVEDELVEAGLYGKVWQAYAAVGDDRAVGVVGDERKYGNIVMIRVVDSIDAMTADWTRLPHGLLEKMSNRITNEIEDVTWVTYTISSKPPATIEPQ
- a CDS encoding DUF2024 family protein codes for the protein MDFHVFDTYVKAKDGHTMHFDVVTDNSNVEKAISYAKEWLNTIGEENSKVTTEECKFCHTQSVPEDIEIEIMTNGYFISKMEGCPE
- a CDS encoding ROK family protein, with the translated sequence MLYKLGVDLGGTKTEAILLDDSLNVLERKRVPTPKNNYSEILDTISNLVLELSSNTLDYSLGICTPGAISKKTGLIKNSNTQCLIGKSLKEDLEKKLKKTIVMENDANCFVMAESKMGAAKNFDLVFGVIMGTGVGGGITVNGKLHSGRTNIAGEWGHHTLHRNGNPCYCGKTGCVETYISGPALEQKWELLSGESKSVPEILSNLDNDIGKTWKSEFLENFGYSLANVIDILDPDAIVLGGGLSNIDFLYTEGKKSVYEKVFSDLVDTPILKNELGDSAGVYGAALLN